One part of the Dermacentor andersoni chromosome 2, qqDerAnde1_hic_scaffold, whole genome shotgun sequence genome encodes these proteins:
- the LOC129387015 gene encoding putative nuclease HARBI1: MKVLCALRFFAPGSFQQCVGNEEAIALSQPSVSRIITAVAKAITVVGKEKGWVRYPSTAQKAAVKEGFLSRGKIPGFQGCVDGSLIAIVRPKKLGPGETESYWSCKGYYALNCMVVCDAKLYILAIDPRFPGSCHDSFVWRYSAFRRRLTCGLLLHGEVLLGDSGYPLEPWIMTPVPGHPNRLTAEGRYNEAHASMRNAVERCIGVVKSRFRCLQRHRVLHYSPQKAATIVAACAALHNLCLAAGVPLPDDPDDDGAHDSAQEPAQAQVPLQVQVPLQAHPVQPSRALFQRGRAVRESIVGVFRLPRNLRIAYLQSVRRCIRWQMRRRHVLV; this comes from the exons atgaaagtgctgtgcgcgctgcggttttttgcccccgggagctttcaacagtgcgtcgggaatgaagaagcgattgcactgtcgcagccttcggtcagccggatcattacagccgtcgccaaggccattacggttgtgggcaaagaaaaaggatgggttagatacCCATCCACGGcgcagaaagccgccgtcaaggaaggctttcttagccgtggaaaaattccaggatttcaaggatgtgtggacgggagtctgatagccatcgttcgccctaagaagctcggccccggcgaaacggaatcgtactggagctgtaaagggtattacgccctcaactgcatggtc gtgtgcgacgcgaagctgtatatcctggcaattgacccacggtttccgggatcgtgccacgattcTTTCGTCTGGAGgtattctgcatttcgccgccgcctcacttgtggcctgttacttcatggagaagtcttgcttg gggactctgggtacccgctagagccatggatcatgactcctgtgcctggtcacccaaatcgcctcacggcagaggggcgctataatgaggcacacgcctcaatgcgaaatgccgttgagcggtgcataggagtcgtcaagagccgcttccgatgcctgcagaggcatcgggtgctccactactcgcctcagaaagcagccactattgttgcagcttgtgcagcgctgcataacctctgccttgcagcaggcgtgcctctgccagacgacccagatgacgacggtgcacatgacagcgcacaggagccagcccaggcacaagtgccgcttcaagtacaggtgccactgcaggcgcaccctgtacagccttctcgagctttgtttcaaagaggtcgtgcggtgcgtgaatccatagttggtgtgtttcggctgcccagaaatttgcgcattgcctacctgcaaagtgtgcgccggtgcattcgctggcaaatgaggcggagacatgtgctggtgtaa